In the Oryza glaberrima chromosome 6, OglaRS2, whole genome shotgun sequence genome, one interval contains:
- the LOC127775552 gene encoding uncharacterized protein LOC127775552: MPVHIDIVHRLCGGQLVDLNRVNAGPDHNRGVPANGAQQFNWSGFSLMLGAAQIMVLAWQVIHVPWPLLLLALMTWFIGCLRLYGFQIAFPVYYHWHGDNNNQGAAAPASAGAGRDGMVNNAVEENTIPDGGSLAWSGYAMIVLSVLALWSGFVSEPVAVFLAFVLLLLGCGFLHVAMLAPSKPKML; this comes from the exons ATGCCGGTGCACATCGACATCGTGCACCGCCTCTGTGGTGGCCAGCTTGTTGATCTCAACAGGGTGAATGCAGGCCCTGACCATAACCGCGGGGTGCCAGCCAATGGTGCCCAGCAGTTTAACTGGTCAGGGTTCAGTCTCATGCTTGGTGCAGCCCAGATAATGGTTTTGGCTTGGCAAGTGATACATGTGCCGTGGCCTCTGCTGCTTCTTGCGTTGATGACCTGGTTCATCGGCTGCCTCAGGCTATATGGTTTTCAAATCGCTTTTCCTGTATATTATCATTGGCACGGTGACAACAACAACCAAGGTGCAGCAGCACCAGCAAGTGCAGGAGCAGGACG TGATGGAATGGTGAATAATGCTGTGGAGGAGAACACCATTCCGGATGGGGGCAGTCTAGCCTGGAGCGGCTACGCCATGATTGTCTTATCAGTGTTGGCCTTGTGGTCTGGGTTCGTCAGTGAACCAGTGGCGGTCTTCCTGGCCTTCGTGCTTCTGTTGCTTGGTTGTGGCTTTCTTCACGTCGCCATGCTCGCACCGTCCAAGCCCAAGATGCTCTGA
- the LOC127775823 gene encoding uncharacterized protein LOC127775823 isoform X1 yields MVKQVDTSAFVILLYCASPMVAVAWQAEPLQWSLLLLLGIWLIGCFKLFGLLHIMFPAYHGDNHSMGAATPTSPACVELVNRAEVAWSGYILMAAPVLAVWAGFISGPEISFLAFLLLLLGCRFVYLAMLAPSKFKMSLQHFHGPHQKKKKEAS; encoded by the exons ATGGTGAAG CAGGTCGACACGTCGGCATTTGTGATCTTGCTGTATTGTGCTTCCCCAATGGTAGCTGTGGCTTGGCAGGCAGAACCTTTGCAATGGTCTCTGCTACTTCTGTTGGGGATCTGGCTCATCGGCTGCTTCAAGCTCTTCGGTCTTCTCCATATAATGTTTCCAGCATATCATGGAGACAACCACAGCATGGGAGCAGCAACACCAACAAGCCCAGCATG TGTTGAACTGGTGAACCGTGCGGAGGTGGCCTGGTCCGGCTACATCCTGATGGCCGCACCAGTGTTGGCCGTATGGGCTGGCTTCATCAGTGGACCAGAAATCTCCTTCCTGGCATTCTTGCTCCTGCTTCTTGGGTGCCGGTTTGTTTACCTTGCTATGCTCGCACCGTCCAAGTTCAAGATGTCCTTGCAACATTTTCATGGCccacatcaaaaaaaaaagaaagaagctaGCTAA
- the LOC127775823 gene encoding uncharacterized protein LOC127775823 isoform X2 — translation MVKVDTSAFVILLYCASPMVAVAWQAEPLQWSLLLLLGIWLIGCFKLFGLLHIMFPAYHGDNHSMGAATPTSPACVELVNRAEVAWSGYILMAAPVLAVWAGFISGPEISFLAFLLLLLGCRFVYLAMLAPSKFKMSLQHFHGPHQKKKKEAS, via the exons ATGGTGAAG GTCGACACGTCGGCATTTGTGATCTTGCTGTATTGTGCTTCCCCAATGGTAGCTGTGGCTTGGCAGGCAGAACCTTTGCAATGGTCTCTGCTACTTCTGTTGGGGATCTGGCTCATCGGCTGCTTCAAGCTCTTCGGTCTTCTCCATATAATGTTTCCAGCATATCATGGAGACAACCACAGCATGGGAGCAGCAACACCAACAAGCCCAGCATG TGTTGAACTGGTGAACCGTGCGGAGGTGGCCTGGTCCGGCTACATCCTGATGGCCGCACCAGTGTTGGCCGTATGGGCTGGCTTCATCAGTGGACCAGAAATCTCCTTCCTGGCATTCTTGCTCCTGCTTCTTGGGTGCCGGTTTGTTTACCTTGCTATGCTCGCACCGTCCAAGTTCAAGATGTCCTTGCAACATTTTCATGGCccacatcaaaaaaaaaagaaagaagctaGCTAA